One Streptomyces sp. NBC_00223 genomic window carries:
- a CDS encoding ABC transporter permease, with the protein MNPFETLRFAFGGLAANKVRSALTMLGVLIGVAAVIILLAVGNGSSQSVKDSIEKLGTNSLTVSSGGGFGSSGATSTKPLTVDDARALADPADAPDIDSVAPEVTTSQTALYEGTSHTVGQVVGTYPAYFKASNSKVAKGDYFSADDVLNSRKVAVIGSTTATDLFGAVSPVGKKIVLGGTPFTVVGVLETKGGTGFQDPDDTVVAPLPTVQNAFTGFGPISQILVEAKSADATTPAQNEITTVLMGTHGIKNANALDFRVSSQASLLDTQADTNKTFTVLLGAVAAISLLVGGIGITNIMLVTVTERTREIGIRKAIGAPKGVILGQFLAESTLLSLVGGGLGVLAGLIGSRFTIVGIKPVIIPESVWGAFAIAVAIGLFFGSYPANRAASLRPIEALRHE; encoded by the coding sequence GTGAACCCCTTCGAGACGCTGCGGTTCGCCTTCGGCGGGCTCGCCGCCAACAAGGTCCGCTCCGCGCTGACGATGCTCGGGGTGCTGATCGGCGTGGCCGCGGTCATCATCCTGCTCGCGGTCGGCAACGGCTCCTCGCAGTCCGTCAAGGACTCGATCGAGAAGCTGGGCACCAACTCGCTGACCGTCTCCTCGGGCGGCGGCTTCGGCTCCTCCGGGGCCACCAGCACCAAGCCGCTCACCGTGGACGACGCGCGGGCGCTGGCCGACCCGGCCGACGCGCCCGACATCGACTCGGTGGCGCCCGAGGTCACCACCTCGCAGACCGCGCTGTACGAGGGCACCTCGCACACCGTCGGCCAGGTCGTCGGCACCTACCCGGCGTACTTCAAGGCGTCCAACAGCAAGGTCGCCAAGGGTGACTACTTCAGCGCCGACGACGTGCTCAACTCCCGGAAGGTGGCGGTGATCGGCTCGACCACGGCCACCGATCTGTTCGGGGCGGTCAGCCCGGTCGGCAAGAAGATCGTCCTGGGCGGGACCCCGTTCACCGTGGTCGGTGTGCTGGAGACCAAGGGCGGTACCGGCTTCCAGGACCCGGACGACACGGTGGTCGCGCCGCTGCCGACCGTGCAGAACGCCTTCACCGGCTTCGGCCCGATCAGCCAGATCCTCGTCGAGGCCAAGTCCGCGGACGCCACCACGCCGGCGCAGAACGAGATCACCACCGTGCTGATGGGCACCCACGGCATCAAGAACGCCAACGCGCTGGACTTCCGGGTCAGCAGCCAGGCGTCCCTGCTGGACACCCAGGCCGACACCAACAAGACCTTCACCGTCCTGCTCGGCGCGGTCGCCGCGATCTCGCTGCTGGTCGGCGGGATCGGGATCACCAACATCATGCTGGTCACCGTGACCGAGCGGACCCGGGAGATCGGCATCCGCAAGGCGATCGGGGCGCCCAAGGGCGTCATCCTCGGGCAGTTCCTGGCCGAGTCGACCCTGCTGTCGCTGGTCGGCGGCGGGCTCGGGGTGCTGGCCGGGCTGATCGGCTCACGCTTCACCATCGTCGGCATCAAACCGGTGATCATCCCGGAGTCGGTGTGGGGCGCGTTCGCCATCGCCGTCGCC